TACGCTTAATCAGACTTCTTTTGACAATGTAATGATCACTTTCTTGTACCTGCTGATATGTTTTAACTCATGTACTTGCCTCTTGGTAATCGAATGAAGTTTGTGCTGAGCCGTGATGTGTTGTCATGCCAGGTTAAGTGATACAAAGCGGTGTCTAATGTCTACGTGCTCCTACTTTTTCCAAAGCTACGCTGACATGCTCACGCCGTACATGAACTCTGTACCTGCCGTGATCGCCAAGGCATCCGCCATCCACAACCCCATAATCTACGCCATCACTCACCCAAAATACAGGTATGCGGGGGCTGGTGCTGATTTCACAGAATGATTGAGGTCTGCAAGCTCTTATTGTTGAGTGCTGAGCGCAAGTTGTCTTGTATGCTGAGCAAAAATTGAAATGACTAGTAAGAGCACTGAAGCAAAACAGCAAATCTGAGTCAATAACCAGCAACTCCTGTTTACTTCAGACTTCCAATACAAAGACTTGTCAAGTGAAATGAAACATGGTTCCTCGAGTAATACATGCTGTGTGCTTCAAGGCCAGGCAGACTCACGGTGATTGGTAGCGGTGtgtgatgaacacaaaataccTTGAGATGACAGAGGTTGACTCTGGTCTTCACAAGTCAGGTTTATTTAAGATTGATGTGCTGTGGATTCATTCGGACCCAGTGTCAGAAATAAATTTGTCTATTAATGGGCAACGCTTCAACTGAAACTTTTGTTTCAGGggcatttttttacaatttatattatgattttttaattGTATAAAACAAATATGTCACCTATTATTTGCCCCCATGTTTTGATTATATACTGTAGGACATTTTTGTACGGCGCTTTCATTTTTGACCTTGTGTGGGTCATACGGTGTGGGTCATGTCAGGGCGGGGATGGGATGGGCAACGCAAGATTTCTACCTCATGTTGAAGCACCTAGAGGTCATAATCTGCCCTATCCTTATAGCCTCTATTCAGTGCAACAGCAGAAGTAGGCATCAATTATCAGTCATTGATCTTATCtattaaaaatagatttttaacGATAAAGTATAAATCTTTAAACGCATCCGttgactcctccccttcaactgtcagtttcatttcaaaatgcaacagctgactttacacatccaatcaattcgcagtgaaaaactaattttctcctttgaaattccttttcactcggaaatgtgtcagaatacggatgTAAAAataacttccggttcacagggactttaacaCCACCTAAACCTTGTGTGATGTTTTGGAAACCGTCATCAAtatttaagtaagggataatccatgcacaccttccagccaatcagaattgagTATTTAGACCAGCCCTTCTCAAAGTCCAGACACCATTTCACATCCAGTCCGGGAGGGAATTCGATCCGGACCTGCCTTCACTTTGTATTtcaagtgccaaacaaacatgcatatagGCGCGCACAAACCATTGTTGCAGTCTTTAATGACTTCTTCCGTCAGGTAAAGATAAACTTAGCTTTCACGCAGTAGAAAATGTAAGCCTATGTAAAAAGTGTAGTTAAAACGTTTAAGGATAAATTCTACATTTTTTCTCAcagttattgtatttatttggcaTTAAATCTGCTCTATCTGCacattgttattttaaaatactttccaATGTGAATGAACGtctaattaatttaaaaaccaCATAGAACATTTAACAATCATTGTATGGtgtaattttattgtaattaaaatgtatgaaatataatctatagagactaaaggtctttgcacatacagtccgaaattttcgtatgcgtttttcgtatttggctcttgtttgtacggtgtctctgaattgttaaaaaaggccactcaaaatgcttgacggatgcgaaaaaataaaatcgaacccggtccgaatttttttatgatggatatgggaggcagtgtgtaaatgtgattgacataacgcaaggtcgtatttattttttaacgtgcggaaatttcggacgcaaatttcggactcaatgtgcaatgggcttaacacCGTTAAGGAAAGAGATGGACTGCTGCAGGGTTCATACAACAGCTTTATTATTCAGGAGATgagtatacttttataaaatatattaggaGAACTTCTGCTTATTTAAGATCTATTATAAAAACCCACATTAAAGCATGTTAACATCACAAAcaggatttattgtttttaattaagtgaccacactaaaatagaaataatctaCCATGATCTCTGCATGTAGATACGATTTAAacccaatttatggttctgcgtaggacctacgccctacgcagagccgcgtaccctgtgcgtaccctacgccgtagcctgacgcgcacctctccaaaaatgtaacaacgcgtcaactcaacgcggaccctacgcggaccgcaagcgctgtgattggtcggtttggcagcatcgtacttccttctacgcatttctgccGTCTTCTTCCgacaagttcagagtccacaaaatgcaattttatgtgtctaatacatgcatgggcaacttataacacaccaaagacacagaaaaacatgtatttgcgTCATATGCCCTTTAAGTATACCaatatttatcttctgtgttaaaAATTCTTTCTACACGGTCTGTCTTTGATATAGGTTTGTAGTCTTTCTGTAAGTCCTCACAAAGTTTATAAATCCCCCATAAAAGtaatttacagagccctgtttactgtgcactatagaaaagtgttttgtgtccactattactgctgactaacttgaaaaactaaatgttatttagtttgaaaacagcttatgaataaaaaagtgtttgtattattaataatacattagaattggaggacgaggtgtaaAGATAAATATTCACTCTTAATTTGAATGTTTATTCAAGTGATTTTTCTATGGCTGTCACTatggtggtacttggaacaactcattttattaaaggtggtacttgatctgaagAGTTTTAGAACCACAGGTTTAGAGGTTTGGCTCTTTTATAGCAACCTTGTCTCAGATATTGTAGTTAAAATTGATAAAACAAATGAGATCATTGTTAAAATACTTGaagattataaaactgtaaaatgattGCAGATTGTATAGGTAATAATCTAGATTTGGGTCaaattgatgagaaatgtttgcgtTCATATTGACATTTTGAATAGTTTGCGTTCATAttgacattttgaataatattgacttttgattgcagacttggcaaatctgaaCTCAGTTTATGACAGTTTTGGGACAACAGAGACATTTGTTACACGTCTGGGTCTTCttaaacccaaaaatgaaaattctgtcataatttcaccctcaagttgttccaaacctgtgtatacatttcttttttatgtataacacaaaagcagatcttttaaaaaatgtgggaaagagaacagttctggggctccattgactactatagtattTGTTTCCTTTGACTATattagtcaatagtgccccagaactctttggTTGTCCTACTaacactcttccaaatatcttttttgtgttcagcagaacaaaaataaaattcacagCACAACGTGAACAATGTGAGGTtgaaatgatgactgaatttgaCAGGATTTTCTATTTGTTTTCCATTTATTCTCATTAATGCCTACGAGAAATGATTAAGAAGGGATCTCATctgggattttttttaatgggtaaaataattttaaataatatttaagcaaTTGTGTACTTCTGTATAAATGCATGTCTGCTATGCAGCATTCAACAGTGTGTAAATGCACCTTATTCTAATATAAAGTATTAGCTCTTCAGATGCACCTGTGACTTTTTCTCTGTTTAAAGGCGTCAGTATTTCATCACAAGGTGAAACGTTTCTTTTCATCAATGTCTTGTTCTTTTCACAGGCTGTGAGTTATATGCATTCTGCGGTGCTCTGTTTGGCATCTGCTCTATGATCACACTCATGATTATTGCAGTGGATCGATACATTGTCATCACTCGCCCTCTGGCTTCCATTGGCGTTATGTCACGCAAACGCGCCCTGGTCATACTCGCCGCTGCGTGGCTTTACTCAATGTGCTGGAGTCTGCCTCCTTTCTTCGGATGGAGTGAGTGAAGCACCCACATGCTCACATGCACAAACAGCATCCCCTAATTCAATGTTATCTTCTCGTTCAGGTGCATATGTTCCTGAAGGTCTGCTGACTTCATGTTCGTGGGATTACATGACCTTCAGTCCATCTGTACGCGCTTACACCATGTTGCTCTTTATCTTTGTGTTCTTCATTCCCCTCTTTGTCATCATGTACTGCTACATCTTCATCTTCCGGGCCATCCGTGATACCAACAGGTGACTCTAAGTTTTATTGACCGTTACATGGATAGCCcttaataattgttttttattttaagttcacaAAACGGTCTTACAATAATTACtactaaagttttttttctgagCTGAGGAGCTTTGTTGAATCTGGAAAGAGGAAGCACAGAGGATAGTGCGAGGTTTTCTGCAGAGGAAATTATGTCAGTGTTAAAAAAGAGATTGATTTTAGATTGTAAAGGACACTGTCAAAACAGCACCGAAGACATAGAGCAATCAACTCTGTTTGTTGACTTTGTGAATTGAtgcatgtgttttctgtgtgatgGGGATTACAGAGCTGTGGGAAAAAT
This genomic window from Triplophysa rosa linkage group LG18, Trosa_1v2, whole genome shotgun sequence contains:
- the LOC130569528 gene encoding melanopsin-A-like; the protein is MLTPYMNSVPAVIAKASAIHNPIIYAITHPKYRYAGAGCELYAFCGALFGICSMITLMIIAVDRYIVITRPLASIGVMSRKRALVILAAAWLYSMCWSLPPFFGWSAYVPEGLLTSCSWDYMTFSPSVRAYTMLLFIFVFFIPLFVIMYCYIFIFRAIRDTNRAVGKINGEGGSKDSIKKFHRMKNEWKMAKIALIVILLYVISWSPYSCVALTAFAG